Genomic window (Pseudomonas sp. L5B5):
GGGTCAGCAATGGCTTGAGATAGTGTCCAGTGTGGGATTGAGGCATTTCCACCACTTGCTCCGGAGTACCTACCGCAATGATCTGGCCGCCCTTGGAGCCGCCTTCCGGCCCCAGGTCCACCAGCCAGTCGGCTGTCTTGATCACATCCAGGTTGTGTTCGATCACCACCACGGTATTGCCGTGGTCGCGCAGGCGGTGCAGAACGTCCAGTAGTTGCTGGATATCCGCGAAGTGCAGGCCGGTGGTAGGTTCATCGAGGATGTACAAGGTCTTGCCGGTATCGCGCTTGGACAGCTCGCGGGATAGCTTGACCCGCTGGGCCTCACCACCGGACAAGGTGGTAGCTGACTGTCCGAGCTTGATATAGGACAGGCCCACATCCATCAGCGTTTGCAGTTTGCGCGCCAGGGCCGGCACTGGGTCGAAGAACTCACGGGCTTCCTCGATGGTCATTTCCAGCACCTCGTGGATGCTCTTGCCCTTGTACTTGATCTCCAGGGTCTCGCGATTGTAACGCTTGCTCTTGCACACATCGCAGGGCACGTAGATGTCCGGCAGGAAGTGCATTTCCACCTTGATCAGGCCATCACCCTGGCAGGCTTCGCAACGACCGCCCTTGACGTTGAAGGAGAAGCGTCCGGGGCCATAACCACGGGAGCGGGACTCCGGTACTCCGGCGAACAGTTCGCGGATCGGCGTGAACAGCCCGGTGTAGGTTGCCGGGTTGGAGCGGGGCGTACGGCCGATCGGGCTCTGGTCGATGTCCACCACCTTGTCCAGGTGCTGCAGACCATTGATGCTGTCGTGCGCAGCAGCCTCCAGGGTGGTGGCGCCGTTCAGCGCGGTGGCGCTCAACGGGAACAGGGTGTTGTTGATCAGCGTCGACTTGCCTGAACCGGATACTCCGGTGACACAGGTCAGCAGGCCGATGGGGATCTCCAGGTCGACATTGCGCAGGTTGTTGCCACGAGCGCCCTTGAGGCTGAGGGTGAGCTTCTTGTTGCGCGGCGTACGTTTGGGCGGCACCACGATCTTCACCCGGCCCGAGAGGTATTTGCCGGTCAGGGAGTCCGGGTGGGCCATGACTTCCTCAGCGGTGCCTTCGGCGACGATCTGCCCACCATGCACACCGGCGCCGGGGCCGATGTCCACCACGTAGTCGGCCAGGCGAATGGCGTCTTCATCGTGTTCAACCACGATCACCGTGTTGCCGATATCCCGTAGGTGCTTCAGGGTTCCCAGCAGGCGGTCGTTGTCCCGTTGGTGCAGGCCGATGGACGGCTCATCGAGGATATACATCACCCCCACGAGGCCGGCGCCGATCTGGCTGGCCAGGCGGATACGCTGGGCTTCGCCACCGGACAGGGTGTCCGCGCTGCGGTCCAGGGTCAGGTAGTCGAGCCCCACGTTGACCAGGAACTGCAGGCGCTCGCGGATTTCCTTGAGGATCTTGTCGGCAATCTCGCCGCGGCGTCCTGTCAGCTTGAGGGTGCCGAAGTAATCGGTAGCATCGCCGATAGGCAGGCTGGTGACTGCCGGCAGGGTCTTTTCACCGACCCAGACGTGTCGCGACTCACGCCGCAGCCGAGTACCGCGGCAATCCGGGCAGGGCTGGGTGCTGAGGAACTTGGCCAGCTCCTCGCGTACTGTGGCCGATTCGGTTTCCCGGTAGCGGCGCTCCAGGTTCGGCACGATGCCCTCGAAGGGGTGGGAGCGCTTGACGATATCACCCCGGTCGTTGAGGTACTTGAAGTCGACGTTCTGCGTGCCGCTGCCGTTGAGAATGACTTTCTGCTGATCGGCTGCCAGCTGATTGAACGGCACTTCCAGGCTGAAGCCATAATGAGCGGCCAGAGAACCGAGCATCTGGAAGTAATAGACGTTGCGCCTGTCCCAGCCGCGGATCGCTCCTTCGGCCAGGGTCAACTCACCATTGACCAGGCGCTTGATGTCGAAGAACTGCTTGACCCCCAGGCCGTCGCAGGTGGGGCAGGCACCGGCGGGATTGTTGAAGGAGAACAGCTTGGGTTCCAGCTCGCTGATGGCATGACCGCAGATGGGGCAGGCGAAGCGGGCGGAGAAGATCATGTCCTCGCCAGGCTCGTCGTCCATCGGCGCCACCAGGGCGATGCCGTCGGCGAGCTTCAGCGCGGTCTCGAAGGACTCGGCCAGGCGTTGCTGCAGGTCGGCCCGTACCTTGAAGCGGTCGACCACCACATCGATCGTATGCTTCTTCTGTTTATCCAGTTTCGGCAGCTCGTCCAGTTCGTACAGCTTGCCGTTGACTCGGGCGCGGACGAAACCCTGGGCTCGCAGCTCTTCGAAGACCGAGAGGTGTTCACCCTTGCGCTCGCGGATCACCGGGGCCAGCAGCATCAGCTTGCTGCCTTCAGGCTGGGCCAGCACCAGGTCGACCATCTGGCTGACGGTCTGGGCCTCCAGGGGGATGTCGTGGTCCGGGCAGCGTGGCGTACCGACGCGGGCATAGAGCAAGCGTAGGTAGTCGTAGATCTCGGTGATGGTGCCGACGGTGGAGCGCGGGTTGTGGGAGGTGGATTTCTGTTCGATGGAAATCGCCGGAGACAGCCCCTCGATGGTGTCGACATCGGGCTTTTCCATCATCGACAGGAACTGCCGGGCATAGGCTGACAACGACTCGACATAGCGGCGTTGGCCCTCGGCATACAAGGTGTCGAAAGCCAGGGAAGACTTGCCGGACCCAGACAGCCCGGTGATGACGATCAACTTGTCCCGGGGCAGGGTCAGGTCGATGTTCTTCAGGTTGTGGGTGCGGGCCCCACGAATCAGAATCTTGTCCAAAAGAGGCCTCGATCGGCGGGCGTAAAGGCAGGAGTATAAAACTAAACACTGGATGGATGCACACTATCGACAGCGCTTTTTCGATTGCCGGAAGGGCAGCGCGGCAAAGCGTCGCCATGTATCCCCTCAATCGATCGGACTGGTAGAATCGCCGCCGGTTCATACGAGGTTATTCCATGCACGATCCCAACAGCGAACGCATGAGTGGTGGCGAGACCCGCGCGGCAAGCGGTCTGGCCCTGGTGTTCGCGTTCCGTATGCTTGGCATGTTCATGGTGCTGCCGGTCCTGGCGACCTATGGTATGGACCTGGCTGGCGCCACCCCGGCCCTGATCGGGCTGGCGATCGGCGCATACGGCCTGACCCAGGCGTTGTTCCAGATTCCCTTCGGGATCATCTCCGACCGTATCGGTCGTCGTCCGGTGATCTACCTGGGACTGATCGTATTCGCTCTGGGCAGCGTACTGGCAGCCAACGCCGATTCGATCTGGGGCGTGATCGCCGGACGTATCCTGCAGGGCGCAGGGGCAATTTCCGCCGCGGTGATGGCGCTGTTGTCCGACTTGACCCGCGAGCAGCATCGAACCAAGGCCATGGCCATGATCGGCATGACCATCGGCCTGTCCTTCGCCGTGGCCATGGTGGTCGGCCCGCTGCTGACCCGCAGTTTCGGCCTCTCGGGGCTGTTCCTGGCCACCGGGGCCATGGCCCTGGTAGGTATCCTGATCATCGCTTTCATGGTGCCGCGCTCAACCGGGCCGTTGCAGCACCGGGAATCAGGAGTGGCCCGCCAGGCGCTGATCCCGACCCTCAAGCACCCCGATCTGCTGCGCCTGGACCTTGGTATCTTCGTGTTGCACGCGATGCTGATGTCGAGCTTCGTTGCCTTGCCCCTGGCGCTGGTGGAAAAAGCCGGCCTGCCCAAGGAGCAGCACTGGTGG
Coding sequences:
- the uvrA gene encoding excinuclease ABC subunit UvrA, which gives rise to MDKILIRGARTHNLKNIDLTLPRDKLIVITGLSGSGKSSLAFDTLYAEGQRRYVESLSAYARQFLSMMEKPDVDTIEGLSPAISIEQKSTSHNPRSTVGTITEIYDYLRLLYARVGTPRCPDHDIPLEAQTVSQMVDLVLAQPEGSKLMLLAPVIRERKGEHLSVFEELRAQGFVRARVNGKLYELDELPKLDKQKKHTIDVVVDRFKVRADLQQRLAESFETALKLADGIALVAPMDDEPGEDMIFSARFACPICGHAISELEPKLFSFNNPAGACPTCDGLGVKQFFDIKRLVNGELTLAEGAIRGWDRRNVYYFQMLGSLAAHYGFSLEVPFNQLAADQQKVILNGSGTQNVDFKYLNDRGDIVKRSHPFEGIVPNLERRYRETESATVREELAKFLSTQPCPDCRGTRLRRESRHVWVGEKTLPAVTSLPIGDATDYFGTLKLTGRRGEIADKILKEIRERLQFLVNVGLDYLTLDRSADTLSGGEAQRIRLASQIGAGLVGVMYILDEPSIGLHQRDNDRLLGTLKHLRDIGNTVIVVEHDEDAIRLADYVVDIGPGAGVHGGQIVAEGTAEEVMAHPDSLTGKYLSGRVKIVVPPKRTPRNKKLTLSLKGARGNNLRNVDLEIPIGLLTCVTGVSGSGKSTLINNTLFPLSATALNGATTLEAAAHDSINGLQHLDKVVDIDQSPIGRTPRSNPATYTGLFTPIRELFAGVPESRSRGYGPGRFSFNVKGGRCEACQGDGLIKVEMHFLPDIYVPCDVCKSKRYNRETLEIKYKGKSIHEVLEMTIEEAREFFDPVPALARKLQTLMDVGLSYIKLGQSATTLSGGEAQRVKLSRELSKRDTGKTLYILDEPTTGLHFADIQQLLDVLHRLRDHGNTVVVIEHNLDVIKTADWLVDLGPEGGSKGGQIIAVGTPEQVVEMPQSHTGHYLKPLLTRDRA
- a CDS encoding MFS transporter — its product is MHDPNSERMSGGETRAASGLALVFAFRMLGMFMVLPVLATYGMDLAGATPALIGLAIGAYGLTQALFQIPFGIISDRIGRRPVIYLGLIVFALGSVLAANADSIWGVIAGRILQGAGAISAAVMALLSDLTREQHRTKAMAMIGMTIGLSFAVAMVVGPLLTRSFGLSGLFLATGAMALVGILIIAFMVPRSTGPLQHRESGVARQALIPTLKHPDLLRLDLGIFVLHAMLMSSFVALPLALVEKAGLPKEQHWWVYLTALLISFFAMIPFIIYGEKKRKMKRVLLGAVSTLLLTELFFWQFGDSLRALVIGTVVFFTAFNLLEASLPSLISKVSPAGGKGTAMGVYSTSQFLGSALGGILGGWLFQHGGLSVVFLGCAVLAALWLAFAVTMREPPYVTSLRLPLSPEAIREAGLVERLKAVVGVTDAVVVAEEAAIYIKLDTELLDRTTLEQLVNPAPSASEA